AGCCGGGTGCCAGGAAGACGATGGTGGAGGGGCTCGACGCGGGACTCAAATTTCTCGAGCGCGCGACCGGAAGGATTTTCGGCGACCGGCGGCGCCCCCTCCTGGTGTCCGTGCGTTCGGGGGCCGCGCGCTCAATGCCGGGCATGTTGGATACTGTGCTCGATGTCGGTTGCGTGCCCGCTGCCGTTCGCGGCCTGATCCGCATGACCGGAAATCCGCATTTCGCTTATGATTGCCGGCGCCGCTTTCTAGAGAGCTATGGCGACGTGGTTCTCGGTATTGAAGCGGCGCTCTTCGCCGTCCCGCTCGCGTCACTTGCTGCCGCCGAGGACGAAGCACAGGAGCAAGACCTCGATAGCGAGGCGCTGGAGAGACTTGCGGCGACCTATCAACAGATTGTTGAGGACCACGGGTCCTGCGCCGACGATCCGCGTGACGATCTCAAAGCAGCTGCAGAAGCGGTCTATATGTCGTGGATGAGTGAGCGTGCCTGCGCCTACCGCAAGATCGAACATCTCGAGGATTTGCAGGGCACGGCGGTCACGGTTCAGGCCATGGTTTTTGGCAATTATAATGTGCGTTCCGGCGCCGGCGTCGCGTTCTCGCGCAATCCGTCGACAGGCGATGCGGAGCCGGTCATCGACGTTTTATTCGGTTCGCAGGGAGAAGATGTCGTCTCCGGCCGTCGCAACCCGCAGAGCGAGGACGCGATCACGCGGCTTTTGCCCGCGGTGGACGCCGAGCTGCGCACCGCACTCAAACGGCTTGAGCAAGAGTTCCGCGACGTTCAAGATGTCGAGTTTACCATCGAAGATGGAAAATTGTGGCTTCTGCAAACGCGCTCGGCGAAGCGTACGCCGCGCGCGGCCGTGCGTTTCGCTATCGATTTCGTCAAGGAAGGACTCATCGCGCCCGCCGAGGCTTTGCAGCGTCTTGACGGGGTCGATTTGACGCGTCTCGCGCATCAAAAGCTGGTGGATGCGGGCGCGCCCGTCGCGCGCGGCGTCGGCGCGGCGGCGGGCATCGCGACCGGGCGCGTTGCCTTCGATTCGCCGAGCGCGACGCGGCTCGCCGCAGACGGCGACCCGGTCATTCTGGTTCGGCCAAATATCAGCACCGCTGATGTCAGCGGCTTTGCTGCGGGTGCGGGCATTCTCGCTGCCGTGGGTGGCCGCACCGCACATGCCGCGTTGGTCGCGCGCCAATTAGGGAAGCCCTGTATCGTCGGCTGCTCCGAGCTAGAGGTCGATCCTTCACATCAGAAGGCGCGGATCGCAGGAAACGACATTCACGAAGGAGATTGGTTATCAATCGACGGAGGGACGGGAGAGATTTATCTCGGACACGGCCAGATCTCGACCGAAGAGTCGAAGGCCGAGCTTGATGAAATTGCGCGCTGGAAAAACGCGACAGCCCTTCAAGAGCGCGCTTGACGAAGCGGCCGCGGCTTCGAGACAGTTACTTCCACCTCGCGTCACTATTCGACGATGGGAAGTTTGAAACGGAAAGTCGCGCCGTTCGTTGCGGACGGATCAAGCCATAGGTCTCCGCCATGAGCGACAATGATCGTCTGGCATATCGACAAACCGACGCCCATGCCGTCCGGCTTT
This Methylovirgula sp. DNA region includes the following protein-coding sequences:
- a CDS encoding PEP/pyruvate-binding domain-containing protein, which gives rise to MTILFIGDGSTTLYPADVVGAKAANLAHMAALGLPVPPAFILPVELCAAITKGEPGARKTMVEGLDAGLKFLERATGRIFGDRRRPLLVSVRSGAARSMPGMLDTVLDVGCVPAAVRGLIRMTGNPHFAYDCRRRFLESYGDVVLGIEAALFAVPLASLAAAEDEAQEQDLDSEALERLAATYQQIVEDHGSCADDPRDDLKAAAEAVYMSWMSERACAYRKIEHLEDLQGTAVTVQAMVFGNYNVRSGAGVAFSRNPSTGDAEPVIDVLFGSQGEDVVSGRRNPQSEDAITRLLPAVDAELRTALKRLEQEFRDVQDVEFTIEDGKLWLLQTRSAKRTPRAAVRFAIDFVKEGLIAPAEALQRLDGVDLTRLAHQKLVDAGAPVARGVGAAAGIATGRVAFDSPSATRLAADGDPVILVRPNISTADVSGFAAGAGILAAVGGRTAHAALVARQLGKPCIVGCSELEVDPSHQKARIAGNDIHEGDWLSIDGGTGEIYLGHGQISTEESKAELDEIARWKNATALQERA